A single region of the Anaerococcus urinomassiliensis genome encodes:
- a CDS encoding FAD-dependent oxidoreductase has product MKVIIVGAVAAGATLATSLRRLDENIEIVMYEKDRDMSFGNCELPYYLSYQIKNSQDLVHRDSESFAKRYNIKAKNYHEVLSIDKENKSIKVLDKKSDKEFVENYDYLVLATGAHANVPKTIKGTDKDHVFTIRNVVDVENIRTYYEKNKPKEIFVAGGGFIAIEAAHALNELKDTQINMFVRGKILGVIDDELKAFIEENIIENGINIIHEKELVEITDKEAIFASGKRVPADMVILGLGMLANNKLAKNAGLEITEKGSIVTDDDYKTSDPNIFAIGDVIDIRNFFTRENENLKLAWPAHRQAKYVANLLGGEKSKKQSFIGTFLLKSFDLNIGVTGLGEAKLKELAYDYDTTLISHTDIVGIMPEAQMVYMKLLFDKNNGKIYGAQALGRGVVDKRIDVIGSLIKMGGTIYDLYDLELGYQPYYSTTEDINNVIGSQAINIKEGRLPHVRISELNDIISDYKIYDIRNETAYKECHIKGAKLFTGDIEKFKIPKDKKVLIYDQTGSSASNTIKRLKNMGIENVYMLDGGMLYLRKYAKYLKLDLVCEEE; this is encoded by the coding sequence ATGAAAGTTATAATAGTAGGAGCTGTAGCAGCTGGGGCAACCCTTGCCACTTCACTACGTCGTCTTGATGAAAATATTGAAATAGTAATGTACGAAAAGGACAGAGATATGAGCTTTGGCAACTGCGAATTACCCTACTACCTATCCTACCAAATAAAAAACAGCCAAGATTTGGTCCATAGGGACAGCGAAAGTTTTGCAAAAAGATACAATATAAAGGCAAAAAACTACCACGAAGTCCTTTCAATCGATAAGGAAAACAAATCCATCAAAGTTTTGGACAAAAAATCCGACAAAGAATTTGTAGAAAATTACGATTACCTAGTACTTGCCACCGGTGCCCACGCCAATGTACCAAAAACTATTAAAGGAACTGACAAGGACCATGTTTTTACCATCAGAAATGTAGTAGATGTAGAAAATATAAGAACCTACTACGAAAAAAATAAACCTAAGGAAATCTTTGTTGCAGGCGGTGGATTTATCGCCATAGAAGCAGCCCACGCCCTGAACGAACTAAAAGATACTCAGATAAATATGTTCGTCCGTGGCAAAATCCTTGGAGTCATAGACGATGAACTCAAAGCATTTATAGAAGAAAACATCATAGAAAACGGTATAAATATTATCCATGAAAAAGAACTAGTAGAAATCACGGACAAAGAAGCCATATTTGCATCAGGCAAAAGAGTCCCTGCAGATATGGTAATACTTGGTCTTGGAATGCTTGCAAATAACAAGCTTGCAAAAAATGCTGGCCTAGAGATAACAGAAAAAGGTTCCATAGTAACAGATGATGATTACAAAACTTCAGATCCAAACATCTTTGCCATAGGCGATGTGATTGATATCAGAAATTTCTTTACAAGAGAAAATGAGAACCTAAAACTAGCTTGGCCAGCCCATAGGCAGGCAAAATATGTAGCCAATCTCCTAGGAGGAGAAAAAAGCAAAAAACAATCATTTATAGGAACTTTTCTATTAAAATCCTTTGACTTAAATATAGGAGTAACTGGTCTTGGAGAAGCAAAATTAAAGGAATTGGCCTATGATTATGACACAACGCTCATCTCCCACACAGACATAGTAGGGATAATGCCAGAAGCACAAATGGTCTATATGAAACTATTATTTGACAAAAATAATGGCAAAATCTACGGAGCTCAAGCCTTGGGCAGAGGAGTAGTCGACAAGAGAATCGATGTCATAGGAAGTCTTATAAAAATGGGTGGAACGATATATGACCTCTACGACCTAGAACTTGGCTACCAGCCATATTACTCAACAACCGAAGATATCAACAATGTCATAGGATCTCAGGCCATAAATATTAAAGAAGGAAGGCTCCCTCATGTGAGAATATCAGAACTAAATGATATTATCTCTGATTATAAAATATATGACATAAGAAACGAAACCGCCTACAAAGAGTGCCATATAAAGGGAGCAAAACTATTTACAGGTGATATAGAAAAATTTAAAATTCCTAAAGATAAGAAAGTCCTAATCTACGACCAAACAGGTTCATCCGCATCTAACACCATAAAAAGACTAAAAAATATGGGAATAGAAAACGTCTACATGCTAGACGGAGGCATGCTATACTTGCGTAAATACGCCAAATACCTTAAACTGGACTTAGTTTGTGAAGAAGAATAG
- a CDS encoding sialidase family protein — MYKSSPIPIFYPGLDDSPFYRIPSLLMLDNGTIVAGADQRLDTRSDWGKINPVLLFKNPGYDFANFTKVIDMDGADTDNPPFNIDMCLLEDKDRLYMIVDAFKSGGNFWAAKNQESYKEVKGEKYLKFFDSNSNEFYVRDDGSVYDNRDKKTNLSIQMTDTMPFTNLYNIYEDGKVIGNIYKDTSPYQIHQTSHLWLTHSDDGGRTWQCPVDITKQIADPRMKFLGTCPGVGLSLANGRLLFAIYYSIGDDYNKENVALIYSDDEGKTFNRSRSINFGKDELLGDLGFNTSESQLIELNNGHVMIFVRNTSGKVLYAISKDLGDTFSELREVDFESTSTCMVSVLKFERDNKEYILLSNPDGPDRSHGSIKILEVKNDDRLEFVGKKIINNKHYGYSCLAHSPKKDTYALLYEQEELIDGEKKDIIYYTEFDQEWLFDL, encoded by the coding sequence GTGTACAAATCATCACCAATACCAATTTTTTATCCGGGACTTGATGATTCGCCTTTTTATAGGATTCCATCTCTTTTGATGCTTGATAATGGAACTATAGTTGCTGGAGCTGATCAAAGACTCGACACTAGGTCTGATTGGGGGAAAATCAATCCAGTTTTGCTTTTTAAAAATCCTGGTTACGATTTTGCAAATTTTACCAAAGTTATTGATATGGATGGAGCTGATACAGACAATCCACCATTTAATATAGATATGTGTCTTTTAGAAGACAAAGATAGACTATATATGATTGTTGATGCTTTCAAGTCTGGCGGCAACTTTTGGGCAGCCAAAAATCAAGAATCATACAAAGAAGTTAAAGGAGAGAAATATTTAAAATTTTTTGATTCTAATAGCAATGAATTCTATGTAAGAGATGATGGAAGCGTCTATGATAATAGGGATAAGAAGACAAATTTAAGTATACAGATGACTGATACTATGCCATTTACCAATCTTTATAATATATATGAAGATGGCAAGGTCATCGGTAATATTTATAAAGACACATCACCCTACCAAATCCACCAAACTTCTCACCTGTGGCTGACTCATTCTGATGATGGTGGGAGAACTTGGCAATGCCCAGTAGATATTACTAAGCAAATTGCAGATCCTAGGATGAAATTTCTTGGGACTTGCCCGGGAGTAGGCCTAAGCTTAGCAAATGGTCGCCTGCTTTTTGCCATCTACTATTCAATAGGAGATGATTACAACAAGGAAAATGTAGCACTCATCTACAGTGACGATGAAGGCAAGACCTTCAACAGGTCTAGGTCCATCAATTTTGGAAAAGATGAACTCCTTGGAGACTTAGGATTCAATACATCAGAAAGCCAGCTAATAGAGCTTAACAATGGCCATGTAATGATATTTGTGAGAAATACTTCTGGCAAAGTTCTCTATGCCATCTCAAAAGATTTGGGAGATACCTTCTCAGAACTTAGGGAAGTTGACTTTGAGTCCACATCAACATGCATGGTTTCAGTACTAAAATTTGAGAGAGATAATAAGGAGTACATCCTCCTATCAAATCCAGACGGCCCTGACAGGAGCCATGGATCTATCAAGATCCTTGAAGTAAAAAATGATGACAGGTTAGAATTTGTAGGAAAAAAGATAATTAATAACAAGCACTACGGATATTCCTGCCTAGCCCACAGTCCAAAAAAAGACACATACGCTCTTCTTTACGAACAAGAAGAATTGATAGACGGAGAGAAAAAAGATATTATTTACTATACAGAATTTGACCAAGAATGGCTCTTTGATTTGTAA
- a CDS encoding MptD family putative ECF transporter S component: protein MNKFNVRDLVNAGVFSLLVVMAVWVAGMIGFIPVLMPLVPFACCLLSGPVFMLYSTKIDKFGMILIMGIIFGLVFSLSGHGSLAFPLIVLIALVSEFIMKKGNYKSIKYARLTYMFFSLFSAANLLPLYIARDSYKENLISQGYKADFVEKLMSVMPTWSFVPIVALGVLGAYLGCTLGIKILKKHFIKAGMA, encoded by the coding sequence GTGAATAAATTTAATGTACGAGATTTAGTAAATGCAGGAGTATTTTCTCTTTTAGTCGTTATGGCAGTATGGGTTGCTGGCATGATAGGTTTTATACCTGTCCTCATGCCTCTTGTCCCTTTTGCCTGTTGTTTGTTATCAGGACCTGTTTTTATGCTCTATTCAACTAAAATAGATAAATTTGGTATGATTTTGATAATGGGCATTATTTTTGGATTGGTATTTTCTTTAAGTGGTCATGGCTCTCTTGCTTTTCCACTCATTGTTCTTATTGCTTTAGTTTCAGAATTTATAATGAAAAAAGGTAATTACAAAAGCATAAAATATGCAAGGTTAACTTATATGTTTTTTTCATTATTTTCTGCTGCTAATCTATTACCTTTATATATAGCTAGAGATTCTTATAAAGAGAATTTGATAAGCCAAGGTTATAAAGCAGACTTTGTAGAAAAGTTAATGTCAGTAATGCCTACTTGGTCATTTGTTCCAATTGTTGCTCTTGGTGTATTAGGTGCTTATTTAGGTTGTACGCTAGGAATAAAAATACTTAAAAAACACTTTATAAAAGCAGGAATGGCATAG
- a CDS encoding energy-coupling factor transporter transmembrane component T — translation MKLDFRTKLLLTIVVGVVVIEGSLVHNYYYLGMFLCFLPYIFALVDKRWSMLIKGVVVNTLAIVGNKYLLILPQNIRTMILNLYCGITMSVLPGFMMGYYTISTTTMSDLVYALKKIKLPDYIIIPISVMFRFFYSIKEDYQKINEAIYMHGLTAKNFFKNPVRILEYKFVPLLMITSQTADNVSISAMTRGMKVGCERSSISNTRLKFFDYVFLVFSLLLIILFIRGKYARI, via the coding sequence ATGAAGCTTGATTTTAGAACAAAACTACTTTTAACTATAGTAGTAGGAGTTGTTGTAATTGAAGGGAGCCTAGTACATAACTATTATTATTTAGGAATGTTCTTGTGCTTCTTACCTTATATTTTTGCCTTGGTAGATAAAAGATGGTCAATGCTTATAAAGGGAGTAGTAGTAAATACTCTCGCCATTGTAGGAAATAAATACTTATTAATACTTCCTCAAAATATACGGACTATGATATTAAACTTGTATTGTGGAATTACTATGAGCGTTCTACCAGGCTTTATGATGGGTTATTATACAATCAGCACTACTACTATGAGTGATTTAGTTTATGCTCTAAAAAAAATAAAGCTTCCTGATTATATAATAATACCAATTTCAGTTATGTTTAGATTTTTTTATTCCATAAAAGAGGACTATCAAAAAATAAATGAGGCTATCTATATGCATGGATTAACAGCAAAAAATTTCTTTAAAAATCCAGTTAGGATTTTGGAATATAAATTTGTTCCCTTGCTAATGATAACCTCACAAACAGCTGATAATGTATCAATATCTGCAATGACAAGAGGGATGAAAGTAGGATGTGAACGTTCTAGCATTTCAAATACTAGACTTAAATTTTTTGATTATGTATTTTTAGTATTTTCCTTGCTTTTAATAATTTTATTTATAAGGGGAAAGTATGCTAGAATTTAA
- a CDS encoding PTS system mannose/fructose/N-acetylgalactosamine-transporter subunit IIB, with amino-acid sequence MAKAVLLRVDDRLLHGQVARNWMKQVGADVIVVANDLVSEDEKQQHLMDLVTPMGSKSYFFGISEASSKIKDLEEEDALVLVESPEDALKLIEDGIEIDSVNVGNIHQTSDKEKVNESIFVDQNDIDTFKKIEANGKKLDIRTLPNDKAIDFDQLFK; translated from the coding sequence ATGGCAAAAGCAGTTTTATTAAGAGTTGACGATAGACTATTGCACGGCCAAGTAGCCAGAAATTGGATGAAACAAGTTGGCGCTGATGTAATAGTTGTAGCAAACGACCTTGTAAGTGAAGACGAAAAACAACAACATCTTATGGACCTAGTAACACCAATGGGTTCAAAATCATATTTCTTTGGTATAAGCGAAGCTAGTTCTAAAATCAAAGACCTTGAAGAAGAAGATGCCCTAGTTTTGGTAGAAAGTCCAGAAGATGCCCTAAAATTGATTGAAGATGGAATTGAAATCGACTCAGTTAACGTAGGAAACATCCACCAAACAAGTGACAAAGAAAAGGTAAACGAAAGTATCTTCGTAGATCAAAATGATATTGATACATTTAAGAAAATCGAAGCTAATGGTAAGAAACTAGACATTAGAACCCTACCAAATGATAAAGCTATAGATTTTGACCAACTTTTCAAATAA
- a CDS encoding ABC transporter ATP-binding protein — protein sequence MKDYLKNRFALTDEGAKGTSIAIFYSTLKNLSFMLPIFLLMYTIQGLLDLGDFSLKATIISYIIVAIIMALVLDKDYKTTYNETYKESANLRISLAEKLKDLPLSFYASHDLTDLSQTIMKDVETIEHCLSHSIPGFYGFIISFCIVSILLLIGNLRLALAIIIPILASILLTFLSKNRQKKATGEYYKDQRESARIFQELIDSSTEIKAYNLSESKEKEAIHFVNKLEKKHISTEISQVIPLTLSQIVAKFALGFAIYFGLKELIEGNINILYFSGYLFAAARLIDGVDQFVTYYGEFMYIDSPVEKIKSIELADIQEGQRSDIKSFDISCENLEFSYKDGKKVIDGISFNSYQDKVSALVGPSGCGKTTVLRLLSRLYDYDKGKISIDGKEISTVDTKDLFSHISMVFQDVILFNGSVMDNIRFGDLSASDDEVLKAARLANCDEFVNKLPMGYKTLIGENGSNLSGGERQRISIARAFLKNAEIILLDEIAASLDVENEKYIQDSLNELTKNKTVVLISHRMKSIQNVDQIIVMNEGKIEALGTHEYLLDNSKTYAKMIESSRLSEEFVY from the coding sequence ATGAAAGATTATTTAAAAAATAGATTTGCCCTAACGGATGAGGGTGCAAAGGGAACGTCGATAGCAATCTTTTATTCAACACTTAAAAACCTATCTTTTATGTTGCCTATATTTTTGCTAATGTATACAATCCAGGGTTTGTTGGATCTTGGGGACTTTTCTCTTAAAGCTACTATAATATCCTATATAATTGTAGCTATTATAATGGCCTTGGTACTTGATAAGGATTATAAGACAACCTATAACGAGACCTACAAAGAAAGTGCAAATTTAAGGATTAGTCTTGCTGAGAAATTAAAAGATTTGCCCCTCTCCTTTTATGCTAGCCACGATCTTACAGATTTATCCCAAACTATAATGAAAGATGTAGAAACTATAGAACACTGTCTAAGTCATTCTATCCCAGGATTTTATGGTTTTATAATTAGTTTTTGCATCGTTTCAATTTTGTTATTAATAGGAAATCTTAGACTAGCCTTGGCTATAATTATTCCGATTTTAGCAAGTATATTGTTGACATTTTTATCTAAAAATAGGCAAAAGAAAGCGACAGGAGAATATTACAAAGATCAAAGAGAATCAGCTAGGATTTTTCAAGAGCTTATAGACTCATCTACAGAAATCAAAGCTTATAATTTAAGCGAAAGCAAAGAAAAAGAAGCAATTCATTTTGTAAATAAGCTTGAGAAAAAACATATTTCTACCGAAATCTCCCAAGTTATACCATTAACACTTTCACAAATTGTGGCAAAATTTGCTCTGGGTTTTGCCATATATTTTGGATTAAAGGAACTTATTGAAGGTAATATAAATATTCTATACTTTTCCGGCTACTTATTTGCTGCGGCAAGGCTAATAGACGGAGTAGATCAATTTGTAACATACTATGGAGAATTTATGTATATAGATTCACCAGTTGAAAAAATCAAATCCATCGAATTGGCGGATATTCAAGAAGGTCAAAGAAGTGATATAAAATCTTTTGATATTTCTTGTGAAAATTTAGAGTTTTCCTATAAAGATGGTAAGAAAGTAATAGATGGTATTTCCTTTAATAGTTACCAAGATAAAGTAAGCGCCTTGGTAGGACCATCTGGTTGCGGAAAAACAACTGTACTTCGACTCTTATCAAGACTTTATGATTATGATAAAGGAAAGATATCTATAGATGGCAAAGAAATAAGCACCGTGGACACTAAGGATTTATTTAGCCACATATCCATGGTATTTCAAGATGTAATATTATTTAATGGAAGCGTTATGGATAATATAAGGTTTGGAGATTTATCCGCAAGTGATGATGAAGTTTTGAAAGCTGCAAGACTTGCCAATTGCGACGAGTTTGTAAACAAACTTCCAATGGGATATAAAACTCTTATTGGAGAAAATGGCTCAAACTTATCTGGAGGAGAGAGACAGAGAATTTCAATAGCTAGGGCATTTTTAAAAAATGCAGAAATAATTTTGTTAGACGAAATAGCAGCTTCTTTAGATGTAGAAAACGAAAAGTATATCCAAGATTCTTTAAATGAACTAACAAAAAATAAGACGGTAGTGCTCATATCTCACAGAATGAAGTCAATTCAAAATGTAGATCAAATTATAGTTATGAATGAGGGGAAAATCGAAGCTTTAGGAACTCATGAATATCTTTTGGACAATAGTAAAACTTACGCAAAAATGATAGAAAGCTCAAGACTTTCTGAAGAATTTGTATATTAA
- a CDS encoding ABC transporter ATP-binding protein — protein sequence MKIYNKLFSYIPDKKINGILSVVFTALGCFVQFYAYYLIWQIIESVFTKGDYLGVKFSASYVLNLFIVQAILYIVGTWMSHLAAFSLETRLRKKGIKNLINASNTFFDTHQSGEVRKIIDNNVEQTHMSVAHLIPDHTAAIITPILLLILVFNIDLYLGIFFVIIVLISMFLLYKMSGEKEFTIAYMKKSDELNGQAVEYVRGLPVVKIFNAPLIGFKKLYRTINDYRDMVYAYSMSCRLPFVSFQWVLNIFIITPIFIAIYMVVRNGADPYLWSAKLLFFTLFMGLFFSDLMKIMYVGMYNVEATTAVDNLENLFDEMNANKTTYGNDDFIDNYSIEFKNVSFSYEKKTKIIDNLSFKLDENKVYALVGPSGGGKSTIAKLISALYPIDSGEVLLGDKNIYSYKKETLMDNIGMVYQNPKLFQGISIFENVKLAKKDASDKEVYEALRLSKCDQFIDKFEDGYDSIIGASGVNLSGGEIQRVSIARIFLKDPKIIILDEASAAADPENEYEIQQAFKNLMEGKTVIMIAHRLSSIRGVDEMLVVEDGNIIERGSHDYLMEKGARYKQFVDLYDEANQWRIS from the coding sequence TTGAAAATATATAATAAATTATTTTCTTATATTCCAGATAAAAAAATTAATGGTATATTATCAGTTGTTTTTACGGCCTTAGGATGTTTTGTCCAATTTTATGCCTATTATTTGATTTGGCAAATAATTGAAAGTGTTTTTACAAAAGGAGATTATTTAGGTGTAAAATTTAGTGCATCTTATGTATTAAATTTATTTATAGTACAAGCTATATTATACATAGTAGGGACTTGGATGAGCCATTTAGCGGCTTTTAGCTTGGAAACGAGGCTTAGGAAAAAAGGAATTAAGAATTTAATAAATGCTTCAAACACATTTTTTGATACTCATCAGTCAGGAGAAGTTAGAAAAATTATAGATAACAATGTTGAGCAAACTCATATGAGTGTCGCTCACTTAATACCTGACCATACAGCAGCAATTATTACACCGATACTATTGCTGATCTTGGTTTTTAATATAGATCTTTATCTGGGCATATTTTTCGTAATAATTGTTTTAATATCTATGTTTTTACTTTATAAAATGTCTGGTGAAAAAGAATTTACCATAGCTTATATGAAAAAATCTGATGAACTTAATGGCCAGGCTGTTGAATATGTCAGAGGATTGCCGGTTGTAAAGATTTTTAATGCTCCACTCATAGGTTTTAAAAAGTTATATAGGACTATTAACGACTATAGAGATATGGTTTACGCTTATTCTATGTCTTGTAGGTTGCCCTTTGTAAGTTTTCAATGGGTATTAAATATTTTTATAATTACGCCTATATTTATTGCTATTTACATGGTAGTGAGAAATGGCGCTGATCCTTATCTTTGGTCTGCTAAGCTTCTATTTTTTACCTTGTTTATGGGTTTATTTTTCTCAGATTTGATGAAGATTATGTATGTCGGCATGTACAACGTAGAGGCAACTACAGCAGTAGACAATCTCGAAAATCTATTTGATGAGATGAATGCCAATAAAACTACTTATGGAAATGATGATTTTATAGATAATTATTCTATAGAATTTAAAAATGTAAGTTTTTCTTATGAAAAAAAGACCAAGATAATAGATAATTTATCTTTTAAATTAGACGAAAATAAAGTTTATGCCCTAGTAGGTCCATCTGGAGGCGGTAAATCAACTATTGCAAAACTTATTTCCGCTTTATATCCTATAGATTCTGGGGAAGTACTTCTAGGTGATAAAAACATTTACTCTTATAAAAAAGAGACTTTGATGGATAATATTGGCATGGTTTACCAAAATCCAAAACTATTTCAAGGAATTTCAATTTTTGAAAATGTAAAACTTGCAAAAAAGGATGCAAGTGACAAGGAAGTTTATGAGGCTTTAAGACTTTCTAAGTGTGATCAATTCATAGATAAATTTGAAGATGGTTATGATTCTATAATTGGAGCAAGCGGGGTCAATTTATCAGGTGGAGAGATACAAAGAGTATCTATAGCAAGGATATTTCTAAAAGATCCTAAAATAATTATTTTAGATGAAGCATCGGCTGCAGCAGATCCAGAAAATGAATATGAAATTCAACAAGCCTTCAAAAATCTAATGGAAGGCAAAACAGTCATTATGATAGCTCACAGATTATCTTCTATTCGTGGAGTTGATGAGATGTTAGTAGTTGAAGACGGAAATATCATTGAGCGAGGAAGTCATGATTATTTGATGGAAAAGGGAGCTAGGTACAAACAATTTGTAGATTTGTATGATGAAGCCAACCAATGGAGGATAAGCTAA
- a CDS encoding ATP-binding cassette domain-containing protein gives MLEFKDFGLDYEDVDKKSYKILENVNINFEKGSVNVITGESGSGKSSIIKAINGIIPEIDKAKLSGKIELDGKNLVDMTIADRSKFISTVFQNPKNQFYAVNSLDEIAFALENRNIERDEIFQTIDRYSNILGTEKLLDKDLLKLSGGQKQLVAITSVAVLDNDIYVFDEPSASLDKKAIEKLANVIKILKYMGKIIIIAEHRLYYLKNILDKLCIIKENNLIEYDKEEVNNDLIKTYNLRRLDEIGINEIKNEKWTRKSLDDKSYDHNHALKCINFYCKYKNSKRVLFDFNISFDPGIYFIIGKNGIGKTSFIRNLCKLNKRQKSLVYYKGQKIKSSGDYISLVMQDVNYQLFTESVYKEISIVIEDEKIKDESLSKLGLIDKKNIHPQSLSGGQKQRLALALAYASPKKIVILDEPTSGLCMTNMKKIIEIIKEMKEMGKVVIIVTHDYEFIKMVDENVVEFVNGS, from the coding sequence ATGCTAGAATTTAAAGATTTTGGATTAGACTATGAAGATGTTGACAAAAAAAGTTATAAGATATTAGAAAATGTCAATATAAATTTTGAAAAAGGCTCTGTGAATGTAATAACTGGGGAATCCGGCTCTGGTAAGTCATCGATTATTAAAGCTATCAATGGAATAATTCCTGAGATTGATAAGGCAAAATTGAGTGGGAAAATTGAATTAGATGGTAAGAATCTAGTAGATATGACCATAGCAGATAGAAGTAAGTTTATATCTACGGTATTTCAAAATCCTAAAAATCAATTTTATGCAGTAAATTCTCTTGATGAGATAGCTTTTGCTTTGGAAAATAGAAATATAGAAAGAGATGAAATATTTCAAACTATTGATAGATATAGCAATATATTAGGTACAGAAAAACTTCTTGATAAGGACTTATTAAAATTATCAGGTGGACAGAAACAATTAGTGGCAATTACTTCTGTAGCAGTTTTAGATAATGATATATATGTATTTGATGAACCCTCAGCCTCTCTTGATAAAAAAGCAATTGAAAAGCTAGCAAATGTTATTAAAATCTTAAAATATATGGGTAAGATTATAATTATCGCTGAGCATAGACTTTATTATTTAAAAAATATACTAGATAAGCTTTGTATAATTAAAGAAAATAATCTTATAGAATATGATAAAGAAGAAGTAAATAATGATTTGATAAAGACTTATAATCTAAGAAGATTAGATGAAATAGGGATTAATGAAATAAAAAATGAAAAATGGACTAGAAAGTCTTTAGATGATAAGTCATATGATCATAATCATGCATTAAAATGTATTAATTTTTATTGCAAATATAAAAATAGTAAGCGAGTTTTATTTGACTTTAATATTTCTTTTGATCCTGGGATATATTTTATAATTGGTAAAAACGGCATAGGAAAAACATCCTTTATTAGGAATTTGTGTAAGCTAAATAAGAGGCAAAAGTCTTTAGTTTACTATAAAGGTCAGAAAATTAAATCAAGTGGAGATTATATATCCCTTGTAATGCAAGATGTAAACTATCAGCTTTTTACAGAGAGCGTATATAAAGAGATTTCAATAGTTATAGAGGATGAAAAAATAAAAGATGAAAGTCTTTCTAAACTTGGCTTAATAGATAAGAAAAATATACATCCTCAAAGCTTATCTGGTGGACAAAAACAAAGACTTGCCCTAGCTTTAGCATATGCAAGTCCAAAGAAAATTGTTATCTTAGATGAACCTACATCTGGTCTTTGTATGACAAATATGAAAAAAATAATTGAAATAATTAAAGAAATGAAAGAGATGGGAAAAGTAGTAATAATTGTAACCCATGACTATGAATTTATAAAAATGGTTGATGAGAATGTGGTGGAGTTTGTAAATGGCAGTTAA